The genomic region CCGTCGAAGTTACTCCGGCCGGGATGGAAACCATCACTTCCGGACGAACAAGTCGGAACCGACCGCTGACTTTGTTGATAAAATACTTGAGCATCGCTTCAGTGATTTTGTAGTCGGCGATTACGCCATCTTTCATTGGCCGACTCGCGACAATCGTATCAGGCGTCCGCCCGAGCATCTCCTTGGCTTCATTTCCAATCGCCAGAACCTTATTCTCCAACAGCGAAATCGCCACCACCGATGGTTCATTAGAAACAATCCCCTTCCCGGGAACAAAAACTAAAACATTAGCGGTGCCAAGATCGATTCCGATTTTTCGTACAAGCATACAATTTTCCTTATTTCAACTTAATATATTTTCCAGCTAAATAATTCTTCACCGATTCTCTGGTTGGCTGAGCTAATTTTTTCGGCAGCTTTTCAAGAGCAAACCACTGCACGTCGTCAAATTTATCCGGTTCCATATTTCTCGCTGTTCCCTTTTCCACATCAGCCAGATAATTGAAACCCACCCAATGCTGTTTATCCTTTTTGATGATGTGATCACTGTGTGGAAGATAGCCCCAAATTTTGATTGTGATTCCTGCTTCTTCTTTCGTTTCACGCTTTATCATATCAATCACTTTTTCGCCATATTCCACCTCTCCACCTAATTTATTCCAACAACCAACTTCGTTTTTGGAATTCTTTCCCCGCTTCATCAAAAGCACTTCTTTTTTAGCATTAAAAATCAAGACTCCTCCGCCTACTCCAATATAATTTTTTCCTGATTTTAATTCCGTTTTATTCATTTGGCTTAGTTTTATTCTTTTACTCTTCGAATATCCGCCCCAATCGATTGCAATCGTTCTTCTAAATTTTCATAACCCCGATTGATTGAATAGACATCATGTAAGAGTGACTTTCCTGGGGCAGCCAACATTGCCACTAAAATAATTGCTGCCGGCCTGAGTGCTGGCGGACTCATCATTTCAGCTGCCCTAAAATTGATCGGTCCTTCGACATAAGCTCGGTGCGGATCCAAAAGGGAAATTTTTGCCCCAAGCCGATTAAGATCCACAAAATAGATCGCTCTGTTTTCGTAAGACCAATCATGGATCAATGTCCTCCCTTCCGCCACGGAGACGATTGGCACAAAAAAAGGAAGGTTGTCCATATTAATTCCTGGAAAAGGCAATCCGTG from Parcubacteria group bacterium harbors:
- a CDS encoding NUDIX domain-containing protein — its product is MNKTELKSGKNYIGVGGGVLIFNAKKEVLLMKRGKNSKNEVGCWNKLGGEVEYGEKVIDMIKRETKEEAGITIKIWGYLPHSDHIIKKDKQHWVGFNYLADVEKGTARNMEPDKFDDVQWFALEKLPKKLAQPTRESVKNYLAGKYIKLK